Proteins from one Blattabacterium sp. (Blattella germanica) str. Bge genomic window:
- the aroC gene encoding chorismate synthase produces the protein MAGNTFGHLFRVSTFGESHGIALGGVIDGCPAGLELNFEEIQYELNRRKPGQSSIVTQRDEPDKVNFLSGIFENKTTGTPIGFIIYNKDHKSDDYKHIQDIYRPSHSDFTYENKYGIRDYRGGGRSSARETICRVVAGSIAKQLIKDIKIISYVSSVGNISVNKSYQELDLSRKSIERYPIRCPDSYIAEKMIHKIQKIKNKGDTIGGTITCVIQNVPIGIGEPVFDKLHAELGKAMLSINAVKGFEYGSGFQGTELTGSQHNDPFHKNGKTKTNLSGGIQGGISNGMDIYFRIAFKPVATIMQKQKTIDRHGNFVIMEGKGRHDPCVLPRAIPIVESMTALVLADYWMHSRLSKLNANTFQY, from the coding sequence ATGGCAGGGAATACTTTTGGTCATTTATTTAGAGTTAGTACTTTTGGAGAAAGTCATGGAATAGCTTTAGGAGGAGTTATTGATGGATGTCCAGCAGGTTTGGAATTAAATTTTGAAGAAATTCAATATGAACTAAATCGTAGAAAACCGGGACAATCATCTATAGTCACTCAAAGAGACGAACCTGATAAAGTCAATTTTTTATCTGGAATTTTTGAAAATAAAACAACAGGAACCCCTATTGGTTTTATTATTTATAACAAGGATCACAAATCAGATGATTATAAACATATTCAGGATATTTATCGACCTTCTCATTCAGATTTTACATATGAAAATAAATATGGAATCAGAGATTATAGAGGGGGGGGGCGTTCTTCTGCCAGGGAAACTATATGTAGAGTAGTTGCTGGATCTATAGCCAAACAACTAATAAAAGATATAAAAATTATATCTTATGTTTCTTCTGTAGGAAATATTTCCGTCAATAAATCTTATCAAGAATTAGATTTATCCAGAAAATCCATAGAAAGATATCCTATCAGATGCCCTGATTCATACATTGCAGAAAAAATGATACATAAAATTCAAAAAATAAAAAATAAAGGAGATACAATAGGAGGAACAATCACTTGTGTTATTCAAAACGTACCAATAGGTATAGGAGAACCAGTTTTTGATAAACTGCATGCTGAATTGGGAAAAGCAATGCTTTCAATTAATGCTGTAAAAGGTTTTGAATATGGAAGTGGATTCCAAGGGACTGAGTTAACTGGATCTCAACATAATGATCCTTTTCATAAGAATGGAAAAACTAAAACAAACTTATCCGGAGGAATACAAGGAGGGATATCAAATGGAATGGATATTTATTTTAGAATAGCATTTAAACCTGTAGCTACAATCATGCAAAAACAAAAAACTATAGATAGACATGGAAATTTTGTTATTATGGAAGGAAAAGGAAGACATGATCCTTGTGTATTGCCACGTGCAATTCCCATTGTAGAATCTATGACTGCTTTGGTATTAGCCGATTATTGGATGCATTCTAGATTATCTAAATTAAATGCAAATACATTTCAATATTGA
- the gcvT gene encoding glycine cleavage system aminomethyltransferase GcvT, giving the protein MTENNLKKTILYENHIRLGAKMVNYSGFYMPLQYTSSLKEHMSVRNNAGIFDVSHMGKFILSGKDSMNLIQYLTTNDLSKIKIGQAQYNCFINEHGGIIDDLVVYKITEKKLLLIVNAANIEKNKKWINHHIKKNAFSDIELIDFSSEYSLLAIQGPFSLFYIQKLTNIPLQKIPFYHFEIGEFAEIQKVLISCTGYTGSKGVEIYIPNEYAEKIWNKILEIKKIIPCGIASRNSLRLEMGYRLWGKDLCEKTTPIEAGLSWITKFEKKFLAKEILQKQKNKGEYKKFISFVIEEKGKIPRDGYSLIDKDNNIIGNVTSGTFSPILKKGIGLGYLWNQKINSVFLSIRKKKIPIKMVKLPFINIKNS; this is encoded by the coding sequence ATGACGGAAAATAATTTAAAAAAAACAATTTTATATGAAAATCATATACGTTTAGGCGCTAAAATGGTTAATTATTCTGGATTTTATATGCCCCTTCAATACACATCTTCTTTAAAAGAACATATGTCAGTAAGAAATAATGCTGGAATTTTTGATGTTAGTCATATGGGAAAATTCATTTTAAGTGGAAAAGATTCCATGAATCTAATTCAATATTTGACCACAAACGATTTATCCAAAATAAAAATAGGACAAGCTCAATATAACTGTTTCATAAATGAACATGGAGGAATTATAGACGATTTAGTAGTTTACAAAATTACTGAAAAAAAATTATTACTTATAGTTAATGCAGCTAATATTGAAAAAAATAAAAAATGGATAAATCATCATATTAAAAAAAATGCTTTTTCTGATATAGAACTCATAGATTTTTCTTCAGAATATTCTTTATTGGCTATTCAAGGTCCATTCTCTTTATTTTACATTCAAAAATTAACCAATATTCCATTACAAAAAATTCCTTTTTATCATTTTGAAATAGGAGAGTTTGCAGAAATACAAAAAGTATTGATTTCTTGTACAGGATATACAGGATCTAAAGGTGTTGAAATTTATATTCCAAATGAGTATGCAGAAAAAATATGGAATAAAATTCTAGAAATAAAAAAAATAATTCCTTGCGGAATAGCAAGTAGAAACTCATTAAGATTAGAAATGGGATACCGTTTATGGGGAAAAGATCTTTGTGAAAAAACAACACCCATAGAAGCTGGATTATCCTGGATAACAAAATTCGAAAAAAAATTTCTTGCAAAAGAAATATTACAAAAACAAAAAAATAAAGGAGAATATAAAAAATTTATATCTTTTGTCATAGAAGAAAAAGGAAAAATCCCAAGAGATGGATACTCTTTAATAGATAAAGATAATAATATTATTGGAAATGTAACTTCTGGTACTTTTTCCCCAATTTTAAAAAAAGGAATTGGATTAGGATATTTATGGAATCAGAAAATAAATTCTGTTTTTCTTTCAATAAGAAAAAAAAAGATACCTATTAAAATGGTAAAATTACCTTTTATAAATATAAAAAACAGTTAA
- a CDS encoding MATE family efflux transporter, with the protein MAIPVFFTQLGVICVGLCDNIMVGFLGKTALASVSLANAVFFIIVIFGLGISTAISSLIASIDAKQEYKKGAIIFYHGLIINFFLSIFMYGLIHIFFYILPYLGQPQEILNETISFLKIIAISFIPWMIFEVFRKFSEGLSLVFPGLVVTWVSAFINIILNYVFLNGICGFPKLGSVGVAYSTLISRMTMLIGILVLLYRYKKVHDYYNHLNIFLKKIFKRILKIGIPSGFHMLFEMSAFAVSSFISGRCGVKVLAAHQIVISLVSSTFLLSTGLSVAATIRIGNQFALKNYSELRKIGKSILLMGVVFMSICSFFFFFFKSYIPSIYIKNDYEVIKIAEKMIVIASFFQLSDGLQGIILGALRGLQDVHIPMWISFFSYWIIALPTAWFLSFQMGGQGIWIGLGIGLTLSAMLLFIRYETITKRLIKKI; encoded by the coding sequence TTGGCGATTCCTGTTTTTTTTACCCAATTGGGAGTAATATGTGTAGGTTTATGTGATAATATTATGGTTGGTTTTTTGGGAAAAACAGCCTTAGCTTCAGTTTCATTAGCCAATGCCGTTTTTTTTATTATAGTTATTTTTGGATTAGGAATATCTACAGCTATTTCTTCTCTAATTGCATCTATAGATGCTAAACAGGAATACAAAAAAGGTGCTATTATTTTTTATCATGGATTAATTATCAATTTTTTTCTATCCATATTTATGTATGGATTGATACATATTTTTTTCTACATTCTACCCTATTTAGGACAACCTCAAGAAATATTAAATGAAACTATATCTTTTCTAAAAATAATAGCTATTTCTTTTATTCCATGGATGATATTTGAAGTTTTTAGGAAATTTTCGGAAGGATTATCTTTAGTCTTTCCTGGTCTTGTTGTCACTTGGGTTTCAGCTTTTATTAATATAATATTGAATTATGTTTTTTTAAACGGAATTTGTGGATTTCCTAAATTAGGATCTGTAGGTGTGGCTTATTCTACCTTAATATCTCGTATGACTATGTTAATAGGAATTCTAGTATTATTATACAGATATAAAAAAGTACATGATTACTACAATCATTTAAATATTTTTTTAAAAAAAATATTTAAAAGAATCCTAAAAATAGGAATTCCTTCTGGATTTCATATGTTGTTTGAAATGAGTGCTTTTGCTGTTTCTTCTTTTATATCAGGAAGATGTGGAGTTAAGGTATTGGCCGCTCATCAAATAGTTATCAGTTTAGTCTCTTCTACTTTTCTTCTCAGCACAGGTCTTTCTGTAGCTGCTACAATTAGAATAGGAAATCAGTTCGCTTTAAAAAATTATTCTGAATTAAGAAAAATAGGAAAATCTATTCTGTTAATGGGAGTTGTTTTTATGTCAATTTGTAGTTTTTTCTTTTTCTTTTTTAAAAGCTATATTCCTTCCATTTATATAAAAAATGATTATGAAGTTATAAAAATTGCAGAAAAAATGATTGTTATTGCTAGTTTTTTTCAATTATCTGATGGATTACAAGGAATTATTCTTGGAGCTTTAAGAGGATTACAAGATGTTCATATTCCCATGTGGATTAGTTTTTTTTCCTATTGGATTATTGCTTTACCTACAGCTTGGTTTTTATCATTTCAAATGGGAGGACAAGGAATTTGGATTGGATTAGGGATAGGGCTTACTTTATCTGCTATGTTGCTCTTTATAAGATATGAAACTATAACTAAAAGACTTATAAAAAAAATATAA
- a CDS encoding chorismate-binding protein, with protein sequence MYQKISIFSLYKKIIKNYWNHNRFVIFRKPNENQVFFYSHSDSDSKEEKFFIIQDFDHNYTIKIVPKKIYCSDIQKSFVRKSYEKNSFLLTDSLEYKNLIKKAIEKIRKGYFKKVVLSRSIKISFHSFYWKKTFQKLIVSYPNALVSLWYDIRHGFWIGCTPELLMQIHKRKFKTVALAGTIWNKYKWTKKEKEEHQIVIKYIIHLLKKNYNGSIVLEETKTVKMGHLKHLETPIFFYFSEEPDYYEILNKLHPTPSICGAPKKESLDFIQKHEGYTRNFYTGYIGIVNRKSMEFYIHLRCARIKEDKKEITLYAGSGITIDSDIDREYLETKNKVQNIFSQLFFK encoded by the coding sequence ATGTATCAAAAAATCAGTATTTTTTCTTTATACAAAAAAATCATAAAAAATTATTGGAATCACAATCGATTTGTTATTTTCAGAAAACCTAATGAAAATCAAGTTTTTTTTTATTCTCATTCTGATTCTGATTCTAAAGAAGAAAAATTTTTTATAATTCAAGATTTTGATCATAATTATACTATAAAAATAGTTCCGAAAAAAATTTATTGTTCAGATATACAAAAATCTTTCGTAAGAAAATCTTATGAAAAGAATTCTTTTCTTTTAACTGATTCTTTGGAGTATAAAAACTTAATTAAAAAAGCAATAGAAAAAATACGAAAAGGATACTTTAAAAAAGTGGTTTTATCTAGATCTATAAAAATTTCTTTTCACAGTTTTTATTGGAAAAAAACTTTTCAAAAGTTAATTGTTTCTTATCCAAATGCCTTAGTCAGTCTTTGGTACGACATTCGTCATGGTTTTTGGATTGGATGTACCCCTGAATTGTTGATGCAAATTCATAAAAGAAAATTTAAAACTGTAGCTTTAGCAGGAACTATTTGGAATAAATATAAATGGACAAAAAAAGAAAAGGAAGAACATCAAATTGTAATAAAATATATTATTCATTTATTAAAAAAAAATTATAATGGTTCTATTGTTTTAGAAGAAACTAAAACTGTGAAAATGGGACATTTAAAACATTTGGAAACTCCAATTTTTTTTTATTTTTCGGAAGAACCTGATTATTATGAAATATTAAATAAATTGCATCCTACACCTTCTATATGTGGAGCCCCTAAAAAAGAATCTTTAGATTTCATTCAAAAACATGAAGGATATACAAGAAATTTTTATACAGGATATATCGGAATTGTCAACAGAAAAAGTATGGAATTTTATATTCATTTGAGATGTGCAAGAATCAAAGAAGATAAAAAAGAAATAACTTTGTATGCTGGAAGTGGAATTACTATAGACAGTGATATAGATAGAGAATATTTAGAAACAAAAAACAAAGTTCAAAATATTTTTTCTCAACTTTTTTTTAAATAA
- the miaA gene encoding tRNA (adenosine(37)-N6)-dimethylallyltransferase MiaA: MQIHFNIELNRKFIIFILGPTCVGKTDISLFLAEKLKTEILSSDSRQFYKELRIGTSMPTIEELYRIPHHFIGHLSIYQIYNAKLFEIDCLEKISKLFEKYSILIMVGGSGLYEKAITEGLSDFPKIDLNVRNDLIFHFQKNGISFLQKEFKKLKKQNESIIDIHNPRRLIRYLEIVKSTGHDPFFFSKKRPKKRNFSILKIGLILSRHEIYSRINNRVENMIKTGLLDEAKLYFCHRHLNSLQTIGYKEIFEFFLSKKNCLNETIEKIKTNTRRYAKRQLTWYKKDSSVTWFHPKEKERILNFILKTVGNTGFEPVTSCL, translated from the coding sequence ATGCAAATACATTTCAATATTGAATTGAATCGAAAATTTATCATTTTTATCTTGGGACCAACATGTGTTGGAAAAACTGACATTTCTTTATTTTTAGCTGAAAAATTAAAAACCGAAATTTTATCTAGTGATTCTAGACAATTTTATAAAGAACTAAGGATAGGAACTTCTATGCCTACAATAGAAGAATTATATCGAATCCCTCATCATTTTATCGGTCATTTAAGTATTTATCAGATTTATAATGCTAAACTTTTTGAAATAGACTGTTTAGAAAAAATATCAAAATTATTTGAAAAATATTCCATACTGATTATGGTAGGAGGATCTGGATTATATGAAAAAGCTATAACAGAAGGATTATCTGATTTTCCTAAAATAGACTTAAATGTTAGAAATGATTTGATTTTTCATTTTCAAAAAAATGGAATATCTTTTTTACAAAAAGAATTTAAAAAATTAAAAAAACAAAATGAATCAATAATAGACATTCATAATCCTAGACGTTTAATACGATATTTAGAAATCGTAAAATCAACAGGACATGATCCTTTCTTTTTTTCGAAAAAAAGACCAAAAAAAAGAAATTTTTCAATTTTGAAAATCGGATTGATTTTGTCTAGACATGAAATTTATTCTAGAATAAATAATAGAGTAGAAAATATGATTAAAACAGGTCTATTAGATGAAGCAAAACTCTATTTTTGTCATAGACACTTAAATAGTTTACAAACTATAGGGTATAAAGAAATTTTTGAATTTTTTTTGTCAAAAAAAAATTGTTTAAATGAAACTATAGAAAAAATAAAAACAAATACTAGAAGATACGCTAAAAGACAATTAACTTGGTACAAAAAAGATTCTTCGGTAACATGGTTTCATCCAAAAGAAAAAGAAAGAATTTTGAATTTTATTTTAAAAACCGTGGGCAATACTGGATTTGAACCAGTGACCTCCTGCTTGTAA
- a CDS encoding NAD(P)/FAD-dependent oxidoreductase, with translation MNIPTINNLKRVVIIGAGFAGLQVAKKLRRDKFQVVLIDKNNYHTFQPLLYQVATAGLEPDSIAHSIRNIIKKTKNFFFRLAYVHYINTEKQKIYTNIGDLSYDYLIMATGSVTNYFGNKNIESFAFPMKSIPEALDLRSLILQDFESALLTKDSKEKDRLMTFVIVGGGPTGVELAGALAEMKRYVLPNDYPDLDIESMNIHLLQASPRLLDGMSEKSAKQAYKNLKELGVIIWLNCLVQDYDGKIVFIEKNKKIESANVIWAAGVKGAIIKGFLKEDIKGHRILVDNYLKTIKYKNIFAIGDVAVVCMKSYPNGHPMTAQPAIQQGNYLAKNFNRLSDQENIKPFMYKNLGSMATIGRNKAVCDFPFFKLKGFLAWIVWMFVHLVSLVGFRNRAIALTNWIIQYFHYNKSVRLIIRPFYKKKKNYLKKS, from the coding sequence ATGAATATTCCAACAATAAATAATCTAAAAAGAGTTGTTATTATTGGCGCTGGATTTGCCGGTTTGCAAGTAGCAAAAAAACTAAGAAGAGACAAATTTCAGGTTGTTCTTATAGATAAAAACAATTATCATACTTTTCAACCATTATTGTATCAAGTAGCTACAGCTGGTTTAGAACCAGATTCTATAGCTCATTCTATTAGAAATATTATTAAAAAAACAAAAAACTTTTTTTTTAGATTAGCTTATGTTCATTATATAAATACAGAAAAACAAAAAATTTATACCAATATAGGCGATTTATCTTATGATTATCTAATTATGGCTACAGGATCTGTAACAAATTATTTTGGAAATAAGAATATTGAATCTTTTGCCTTTCCGATGAAATCGATTCCAGAAGCTTTAGATCTTAGAAGTCTTATTTTGCAAGATTTTGAATCAGCTTTACTCACAAAAGATTCTAAAGAAAAAGATAGATTAATGACTTTTGTGATTGTGGGAGGAGGACCTACCGGAGTAGAACTTGCGGGAGCTTTAGCGGAAATGAAAAGATATGTACTTCCAAATGATTATCCTGATTTAGATATTGAATCAATGAATATTCACTTATTACAAGCTTCACCTAGACTACTGGATGGAATGTCTGAAAAATCAGCAAAACAAGCTTATAAAAATTTAAAAGAATTAGGAGTCATCATTTGGTTAAATTGTTTAGTTCAAGATTACGATGGTAAAATTGTTTTTATAGAAAAAAATAAAAAAATAGAATCAGCTAATGTAATATGGGCTGCTGGAGTGAAAGGTGCTATTATAAAAGGTTTTTTAAAAGAAGATATAAAAGGACACAGGATTCTGGTAGATAATTATCTTAAAACTATAAAATATAAAAATATTTTTGCGATTGGAGACGTTGCTGTAGTTTGTATGAAGTCTTATCCTAATGGGCATCCTATGACTGCACAACCTGCTATTCAACAAGGTAATTATTTAGCTAAAAATTTTAATCGTTTATCTGATCAAGAAAACATTAAACCTTTTATGTACAAAAATTTAGGATCTATGGCTACAATTGGTAGAAATAAAGCAGTATGTGATTTTCCCTTTTTTAAATTAAAAGGTTTTTTAGCTTGGATTGTATGGATGTTTGTTCATTTAGTCAGTTTAGTTGGGTTTAGAAACAGAGCAATAGCCTTAACAAATTGGATTATTCAATATTTTCATTATAATAAAAGTGTACGTTTAATTATAAGACCATTCTATAAGAAAAAAAAAAATTATTTAAAAAAAAGTTGA
- a CDS encoding zinc metallopeptidase, with protein sequence MTYYFIIGTTFLVSVIINTILKNKFREYSKFYLHSYMSGKEVAEKMLTDNGITDVNVLSIEGNLTDHYNPLNKTINLSEKVYNGRTAAAVAVAAHECGHALQHRLGYNLLKFRNHLIPILNFSSKFTNLAIMSGLTLFYSSGGKDSFILQLGIGLFFLVVLFSFITLPIEFDASKRALTWMKNKNVVNYQEYNQAKESLNWAAMTYVVSALGSLAQLIYFLSFFTSINNKKNEEF encoded by the coding sequence ATGACTTATTATTTTATTATAGGCACTACTTTTTTAGTAAGTGTTATTATTAATACAATCTTAAAGAATAAATTTCGAGAATATTCAAAATTTTATTTGCACTCTTATATGAGTGGAAAAGAAGTGGCTGAAAAAATGTTAACAGACAATGGAATTACTGATGTAAATGTTCTTTCAATAGAAGGAAATCTAACAGATCATTATAATCCTTTGAACAAAACAATAAATTTGAGCGAAAAAGTTTATAATGGAAGAACAGCGGCTGCTGTTGCAGTAGCAGCTCATGAATGTGGACATGCCTTACAACATAGGTTAGGTTATAATTTACTGAAATTCCGGAATCATTTAATACCTATTCTTAATTTTAGTTCCAAATTTACTAATTTGGCGATAATGTCTGGACTAACTCTTTTTTACAGTTCAGGAGGTAAGGATTCTTTTATTCTTCAATTAGGAATAGGATTGTTTTTTTTAGTTGTTCTTTTTTCTTTTATAACTTTACCAATAGAATTTGATGCTAGCAAGAGAGCTTTGACTTGGATGAAAAACAAAAATGTAGTCAATTACCAAGAATATAATCAAGCAAAAGAATCTTTAAATTGGGCAGCTATGACTTATGTAGTTTCTGCTTTGGGCAGTTTAGCTCAATTAATATATTTTTTATCTTTTTTTACAAGCATAAATAACAAAAAAAATGAAGAATTTTAA
- a CDS encoding 6-carboxytetrahydropterin synthase: protein MKATISRRGHFSAAHRLYNNHWNYQKNIEVFGKCAYYHGHNYEYIVSVTGEIDVETGFVLNLQKLRDILREEIEKFFDHKNINLDLKEFSSVNPTVENLVVFMWKKINKRISSNLDLKITLYETENNFVEYDGK from the coding sequence ATGAAAGCTACCATAAGTAGAAGAGGGCATTTTAGTGCGGCTCATAGACTTTACAATAATCATTGGAATTATCAAAAAAATATAGAAGTATTTGGAAAATGTGCATATTATCATGGACATAATTATGAATATATAGTTAGTGTAACAGGAGAAATAGATGTAGAAACAGGATTTGTTCTTAATTTACAAAAATTAAGAGATATTCTTCGTGAAGAAATAGAAAAATTTTTTGACCATAAAAATATTAATTTAGATTTAAAAGAGTTTTCTTCTGTAAATCCTACAGTAGAAAATCTTGTTGTTTTTATGTGGAAAAAAATAAATAAAAGAATATCTTCTAATTTAGATTTAAAAATAACTTTATACGAAACGGAAAATAACTTTGTTGAATATGACGGAAAATAA
- a CDS encoding hotdog fold thioesterase, whose amino-acid sequence MKKEIKELLNELNNLKKNTFISAMRIQFIFLSTKLDLLIAKMPINNKILQPFGYLHGGATITLAESVGCSLSFISEKNEKKDNFNVFNIEISANHIRYVKKGILFAKSKIFHKGKTLHVIQIDIYNEKKNIISFCKMTNIIIRKK is encoded by the coding sequence ATGAAAAAAGAAATTAAAGAATTATTAAATGAATTGAATAATTTAAAAAAAAATACATTTATAAGTGCAATGCGTATTCAGTTTATTTTTTTATCCACAAAATTAGATCTTTTGATAGCAAAAATGCCAATAAATAATAAAATTCTTCAACCTTTTGGTTATCTTCATGGAGGGGCTACAATAACTTTAGCTGAAAGTGTTGGTTGTTCTTTATCTTTTATATCTGAAAAAAATGAAAAAAAAGATAATTTCAATGTTTTCAATATTGAAATTTCTGCCAATCATATTAGATATGTAAAAAAAGGAATTTTATTTGCTAAATCTAAAATTTTTCACAAAGGAAAAACTTTACATGTTATTCAAATTGATATTTATAATGAAAAAAAAAATATTATTAGTTTCTGTAAAATGACTAATATTATAATTAGAAAAAAATAG
- a CDS encoding DEAD/DEAH box helicase, protein MKKTFKEYNFFNKNILKALEAIGFQYPTTIQEKVIPFLLSSERDVIALAQTGTGKTAAFGLPIIQKVNFDLSIPQAFILCPTRELCVQITRDFYRFSKFLSTIKIISLYGGVSIDSQIKSLQNKTHIIIGTPGRIIDLIKRKKLHLEKIKYLILDEADEMLNMGFKEELDYIVKMLPKNRQSLLFSATMSKYMNAIARTYLTDPVEIIAGQKNIVSDGVKHIYYMVGHLNKKYSALKRIVDINPGIYGIIFCETKKETKEIAEYLIKDGYNADALYGDLSQTQRESVMNRFRNKNLQFLVATDVAARGLDVHNITHVINYNLPKESDIYIHRSGRTGRAGNSGISVCIIHSKETRNLKEFEKRIGKSFERVMVPNGKEICEKQLLYFIEKVKKVVVDEKLMNQFLPEIQKNLEFFDKEELIKRFSWIEFNRFISSYKNSKDINPIYTPIYTRKTFMNNKFTKNISSRTKKFRKESFSKLFLNRGSKDNLTKLGLINLINQAANNSRIHIGHIEILSNSSLFEVEKRYRNKILIGMSRINYLGRPLSIEIQN, encoded by the coding sequence ATGAAAAAAACATTTAAAGAATACAATTTTTTTAACAAAAATATACTTAAAGCTTTAGAAGCTATTGGATTTCAATATCCTACTACTATACAGGAAAAAGTTATTCCATTTTTGCTTTCTTCAGAAAGAGATGTCATAGCATTAGCTCAAACAGGAACAGGAAAAACAGCGGCTTTTGGATTGCCTATCATTCAAAAAGTAAATTTTGATTTAAGTATACCACAAGCTTTTATTTTATGTCCTACAAGAGAACTTTGTGTACAGATCACTCGTGATTTTTATCGTTTTTCAAAGTTTTTATCCACTATAAAAATTATTTCCTTATATGGAGGAGTTAGTATAGACTCTCAAATCAAATCTTTGCAAAATAAAACTCACATTATAATAGGAACTCCGGGTCGAATCATTGATCTAATCAAAAGAAAAAAATTACATCTTGAAAAAATTAAATATTTAATTCTTGATGAAGCGGATGAAATGCTAAATATGGGATTCAAAGAAGAATTAGATTATATAGTAAAAATGTTGCCAAAGAATAGACAAAGTCTTCTGTTTTCAGCAACAATGTCAAAATACATGAATGCTATAGCACGTACTTATTTAACAGATCCTGTGGAAATTATTGCAGGTCAAAAAAATATTGTATCTGATGGGGTCAAACATATTTACTATATGGTTGGTCATTTAAATAAAAAATATTCAGCTCTGAAAAGAATTGTAGATATTAATCCTGGTATTTATGGAATTATATTTTGTGAAACAAAAAAAGAAACGAAAGAAATAGCTGAATATCTCATAAAAGATGGTTATAATGCTGATGCTTTATATGGAGATCTTTCTCAAACACAACGAGAATCTGTGATGAATCGATTTAGAAACAAAAATTTGCAATTTCTCGTTGCTACGGATGTAGCCGCTCGTGGATTAGATGTTCATAATATAACTCATGTTATAAATTATAATCTTCCAAAAGAGAGTGATATTTACATACATAGAAGTGGTCGTACTGGAAGGGCAGGTAATTCAGGAATTTCCGTTTGTATTATTCATTCCAAAGAAACTAGAAATTTAAAAGAATTCGAGAAAAGAATAGGAAAAAGCTTTGAACGTGTTATGGTCCCTAATGGAAAAGAAATATGCGAAAAACAACTACTCTATTTTATAGAAAAAGTAAAAAAAGTAGTTGTAGATGAAAAATTGATGAATCAATTTCTTCCTGAAATACAAAAAAATTTAGAGTTTTTTGATAAAGAAGAATTGATCAAACGTTTTTCTTGGATTGAATTTAATCGTTTTATAAGTTCTTATAAAAATTCTAAGGATATCAATCCTATTTATACACCTATTTATACAAGAAAAACTTTTATGAATAATAAATTCACAAAAAATATTTCATCAAGAACAAAAAAATTTAGAAAAGAATCTTTTTCCAAACTCTTTTTGAATAGAGGTTCTAAAGACAATTTAACAAAATTAGGATTGATCAACTTAATTAATCAAGCAGCTAACAATTCTCGTATTCATATTGGACATATAGAAATTTTATCAAATTCTTCATTATTCGAAGTAGAAAAACGTTATAGAAATAAAATATTAATAGGAATGAGTAGAATTAACTATTTGGGAAGACCACTTTCTATAGAGATTCAAAATTAA
- a CDS encoding NUDIX domain-containing protein: MKDKKKIADDDFIPLIGKKIRLLDLKKKNKIHSKGLFHSAVSVFIFNLKNDLMLQKRSSKKYHSSLLWTNTCCSHPRKNESLLTAAHRCLIEEMGFDCFLEEKFCFTYHEFLSNGLIENELDHVFVGYYEKSPIINYKEVENWKWISLNELIKNVHLYPDSYTIWLKIILKNYINQLNIH; the protein is encoded by the coding sequence ATGAAAGATAAAAAGAAAATAGCAGATGATGATTTTATTCCTTTGATAGGAAAAAAAATCAGATTATTGGATTTGAAAAAAAAGAACAAAATTCATTCAAAAGGATTGTTTCATAGCGCTGTTTCTGTATTTATTTTTAATCTCAAAAATGATTTAATGTTGCAAAAAAGATCTTCAAAAAAATATCACTCTTCCTTACTTTGGACTAATACATGTTGTAGTCATCCTAGAAAAAATGAATCCCTTTTAACAGCAGCACATCGTTGTTTAATAGAAGAGATGGGTTTTGATTGTTTTTTAGAAGAAAAATTTTGTTTCACTTATCATGAATTTTTGAGCAACGGATTAATAGAAAATGAATTAGATCATGTTTTTGTAGGATATTATGAAAAATCTCCAATTATAAATTATAAAGAAGTTGAAAATTGGAAATGGATTTCATTAAATGAATTAATTAAAAATGTTCATCTTTATCCAGATTCTTATACAATTTGGTTGAAAATTATCCTCAAAAATTATATAAATCAATTAAATATTCATTAA